TTATCTCGAAGGACCGATCGTATTCGGGAGGTCAATCGGTCTGCATGTTttacccccccccccccccccccctcgCGCCAGCCCGTGTCTCGGAGTTTCGTCACGACAAGCTATGCTAGTTAGCCCTTACGGATCGCTGCGGGCCGAAGCGTTCCATAGTTAGGGCCAACTGTTTATGATTGCGCTCCTCAGCGTCAACAAACACGGAACAGCTACACTAAATGCGCCGCCTACAATTGCACTGCAATCGCGTGCTGCAGATGGACCGAAATGGTAATATAGGCTGGCTGAGGGTCTCAATGAGGCCTACAAGCGGGGACATCTGCCGGACAGGCCGCGTCGTTACTGAGGGGGTGGCTGTCGTGGCTTGCAGGACCGCTCATTATAGGTCAATTCCAAGACGGAAACTGGATTGTCATTGACTTGAAGACACAAATTGAGGAGTATATATCTTACCGAGAATGATGAGGTAGACACGGGCTGAGCCATGTAATATTATAGTCGCAGATCATCACTCGATGTCTACCTTCACATCCAAATATTCTTTTCTAACTCCAACTATTGAACTTTGTATCATCTGTGCTACACTCACCGGTACTGATTATTATCTACTCACGCATGCAATATTCGCATGTGCCTAATCTCTTCTCCCCCAGAGCGGTCTGCAACTCTACGAAAACAGAGTATCATCAACCTTGATCGACGCACAGCTAAGACAAAAAGACCCTTGATCAAGGTCGTAATCTCATCTGGAACCTACAGCATCCACTGCGGGGGTATTCATTGATGAGTAATTGATAGGAATGTGATACTGGAACTTATCGTGCAGAATGATATCGAATGGCACTGAAAGCCAGCAGATCTTGATTCAGATCTCGCTTATCCTTGTGGAGAGGGTATATACCCATTCAGAGCCGACTGCAGCTTAGCCCGGTCATAATTCATGCAGATGTCGCAGATGGGATCTGTCCACGTCCCTCTCCGAGTCGTACAGCCTTCAGTTTAAACTTTGCGGTACTTTGTTGTCTCTTCCGAGGCCAAAGTTGGTTGATCGTCTTGAACCGAATCTCGATACAATACAATTGCCATCCATGCAAACTTTCAAGTATTTGACCTTTTGGCTGGATACATACTCAGCAAAGCGGTGAGCCATGTTTGTTTGACAACGCCACATACTTGCATCACTTACCGCTCGACAGAGAAATAGAGGCGAGGATGGGGGAGCGAAAGCCAGGGCCGAAATCACGGCAGAATGTCTCACGAGCTGGCCCTGCTTGACGCAAGATTAGCTTTTCTTGGCTACTCATGTTTCAggttctcctcttcactcCCGGTAAGAGGTAACTTCTCGGTCTTTGACGAATGGGAAACAGTCAGAAGCATACGCTCATCATGGCAGCCAATTCGAAAAGGaaaatgagaaggagaagagaaaagaaaaacagaagagaaaaggctttctttctcttcacgATCAGACGCTCATAAGACTGATTTTGTTTTATTTTGTTCACATACGAACTATTATGTTGAAGTAGATGAGATCTGCCGTTAACCAGTAGAAATCACTAACATCACTATGGCGTCTGGTCCAAAGCTCAAACCAGGGTGATCCATTCCAACCCATGTCCCTGTTGAAGGGCTTCCCCATCTATGATCCCAGGAACAAACGCCTGCCCAACATAACCAaaaactccatcatcaagtGGTCCTAGTATAAATGGCATATTTCCCCCAAGCAAAACACATAGAACATCTCCCGCCTGCATATCTACTCTCGCATGGCCAACCAACCTCGTTTCCGTATGGCAGGTCTGATATTGGAAGACAGAGAGTTGAGATCTGGGATCCCAAAGGGAATTAATCATTGCCTCGAAACCAGCTCTCGTGCGAGGTTTACTGTAATCTCGAGGCTTGTTGGAGAAAACAATGAAGATATCACGCATGAGTTCGCACCATCCGCCTTCCTCATATGATCCTCGGCAGCAGATGCGAGGATCTCGATCATGATGCCAGGCAGAGAGAACATCGTCCTTTGTATCGGGGTTATAAATCGGCCCGTCGACGTTCGTGATCTTATCAATGACAATGCCTCGCAGCTCAAGTCTCGAATCGATAAGTGAAAACCTACTAGTTGGCCCGTCCCTACCCCCAGCTTGGTACCAATTATACATGCAAAGCCACCCAAACTCTTGGTCCAAGTTCTCGTAGGTCTCCGGAAAAGACAATCCATAGTCAGGACACCAAGAAGGCAAAGTCGCTAAGCGTGTTTCAGCATGCTCCGCAATGCGAATCAAAGGTCCAAGATTATTTGACTCTTGAATAAGCGAACGCACAACATATTTGAACGCCATCTCATGAGGGATAGTATAGTCAGCCAAGGCCCTGCTCCCTAGACCCAAGTATGCGTACACGCAATCTCTCCAATCAGATGCATGGCGAAACCGAAACATTTCCAAAGCCATTCTCACCAAAATATCTCTATCGGATTCTTCTTGTAGAAGGCGAAACCCTTCGATACAGTCCCAGAACTTGCAGAGAACGTCGTAACACTCAGGATTTGTGATGCAGCATCCCTTCCGATCATGACTTACGGACATGAGATGCGCACGCTTGACTTCCGATAGCCGTAGTTGCATTGTTCCGCAGTACAGAGTTGCTTTCTTCGGGAGAACCGCTTCTTGCACAGTCCAGGCTCGCTGCCACCACGAAAGATTCAGCAGAGCAGTGAGGgcatctgcttcttctcttgccaTCGACTGTGCATGCTCTTGAGAATTCCAGTGATGGTCTTCAGCCAGTGATCTGATCAATTTGAATGCCGTTGCAACAGTCTGTTGTGCGACTGAGTTCGCGCCTATTTCGCTGATGCCAGAGAATTCCCCAAGCCACAATATTCCTTCTATGGTGGATGAGTAAATGTTTCTCATCAATCCGACTTGATGGGTCCTTTCAGTCGTATCCGCTTGGTTGATACAAAGCGCATCTGCCCAAATATGCCTCGTTCGGTCAACGAATCGCAACCTCCGGAGTGCATTATACAGATTTTCGGTGACTGTAGCTTGTTGACCATCAACTTCTATGATGTGACATATATGCGGATCACCCCAACAGTAGGATAACGCCTCATAACTCGGGCTATCGTCAAGAGATGCGGTATGGAGGGTGCAGCGAACAGGCTCACCATGCTGACCTGGCAAAATGTGCAGTATCCGTATGTGGCGTTTCGCGAGGTCGAGAGGTCGGTATGTTGGGGCACAGAACAGCGGTATCTAACGGGGGACAATATCGAGCGCTGCTTCGTTGTTAGTGTCGGCCTGCATCTTGCTTGGCGACACAGAGCAACACAAAGACATGACAGAAAGTGGCTGGCAGAATGGAAGTCGGTGTCGATTTGGGGTAGGGTTTTCTGCATAACATTGTACCCCGGTCATTGTGTCTTATCCGGGTGATTGGGCGGCTTATCCAGGCCAACGTGCTAACGTGACTTTGCGAAGTGGGATCTGTTAGGCTGAGCGCATCACCCTGGGTTTTGAGGCCCGTTCTCGTTTTGTAAATGTGCTTGCATCGCCTCGGCTTCTGATTGCTGCTCCAGCTGTCGCCATTGATCTCCATTGCCTGGGTAGTGATGATAGtgatgaaaatgatgatggacatggtgatgatgatggtggtgaatgGTTTGCTGAGTTGATGCTGGCACTCCTGGTACTGCTGGTACTTGAAACTGTTCAGTGAATGACTGGGGCAATGAGTTCGATGAGTCTGCTGGTCCTGGGGCTGTCCAGTTCTTCGGTGTTGGAGGGTTGCCAGTCATTCCTAGCCACATATTCTGATCCGTGGGAGAAGTTCCAGGTGGCAGCATTGTACCCAGTGATGACCAAGTAGAGGGCGATGGCATGAAAGATGCATTCGGAGCATTTTGATGTTGCTGCGCTTGGGGCGGTTTCGGAGGCTGAGGCCATGGTTTAGGGTCGCTTTGTGTCTGGGTCGCGATACTCGAAGAAAGATCAGGAACAGGTGCAGTATTTTCTGAGGCAGCACCTGGGGCAGATACGTCGTTCGGCGTTTCTGTTTCATCACTTGGGTCGGATTCTCTCAATGGCGATGGGGAAGGGCCTGTAAAGGTGTCGAAAAAGGCTGAGTCGAGAAAGCTCGATCCCATTTGGTCATGACCCATATCGGCATCCATTGGAAAGTGCATCAAGTCAGTCGTCGCTCCATGGTTTGTCTCAATACCGAGGTTTGGATTATGAGCCGCTGGTGAAATCCCATTATCGAATGGGGACATCtgagacgaggatgacgggGTAGTGCCTTGAGATCTGCTCTGTCGGTTATGTGACAGTCGTGAGAGCGTACGCCATCGATTACGACAGGTGAGGGGAGGTCTTCCAGGTATCCGTGATGAGATGGCGACCCATCGATGGCCCAACGCTGCTACACCTTGACGTAAAAGGTTATCTTCCTCGGCAGTCCAGTCGCTAAGACGGTTTTTAGCAGATGGGTTCAAGATATCATTATATCTCTTGGAACATTGGTCATCCTTTCGCCCAGGAATGAGAAGCGCTAGCGTGCGTTAGACTATATGGTAACTGCAGAAGTGGCGGGTTTACCAATTTCATTCCAAAGCGGTCCAAGTCGAGCGTAAGCTGAGAGGAGGATCTCATCCTCTTGAGATGTCCACCGACCTTTGCGCAAAGAGGGATCCAATGAGTGAAGCCATCTTTTTCGGCAATCCTAAAAGGCAGTCAGTCCCCGTCTtgtctcatctcgtctcatTTAGCAGTGAGTGTGCATCATGCAGGGTAATGATCGCGTTGGGGCGCATGCGGAGATAGCGACTCACCTTGGCCGTCCGGCCCTCAAGGCCAGATGCTATGTCCTTCCACCTACCCTCAGATCCCCTACTAGCACCAAAGTGTCCAACAAGAGTCCTCAGAGTCGCATCCTCGGCTGCTGTCCAGGGTCGTCGATGCTTAGGTGTATTGGCGGGGGGAGACTGTGGAGAGGTCTCTTGACCTGACATGGAGCTGCGCGCGGCAATGGATGATCGGAAATGAGAATGCGCTCATACAATGTCAGGCATCACGTTTCCATGGAGCCAGGCGGATCGTTGCGGATGTTATAGCTGAGAGTTGCGGatgtcgttgttgatgattgaaTGTTCAAGATTGGTCCGGCCGTTGAGGTTCCGTTTTTCCGTGGCTCATCGGAACCCGACAGCCGGGGAAGTGGGTGACCAAGCCACACACCGCCACACTCAAGTCAGATAAAGGATGAAGACCTACCCGATAGGAGGAAAAAGTAACCTCATTAAAAGACGTTACTAGATGTGATCTAGCATTATGGCATTGCCTGCATTCAATTCTTGGCAGTATAATGCTAAGACTCACATATAATAATCTAAATGACTTCAACGTTTTTGCCTTAGAGGTGCTAATGAAACATGAATTTTGTCGTCCCCAGTCAAATTTCATTTGGCCAGCTCTGATGACAGGCATGCGACTTCACTAACTGAGAGCTTCTGTTGGTCCAGAACACTCGATTGACATTATGTCTGCTCTACAGATATCATGGCTTCGTAGCTTCCCTTTTGGGTAGAGACACTCGCCTCGCAGTCATGACTTCTGTCAGTGGACTACGAGAAAAGGGATACACCAACTCAATGTCTCTCGCCTCCTCAACTACCCTGTCCCTGAGTATATAGACTTCTGTCGTTCGTCATTAAATCTCCCGCTTGGGAGATCTCGAACCTAGAATTATGTCTGCCTTACACTAAGGTCCCTAGGTCGGATCCGTCAGTTTCTATGTCATTGAAGAGAAACAAACACTGGTGCCTTAGTACCGTTTGATCTCCGTCGAGTAATGCTCTGATATTAGCGGTTGTACTGAAGACTATCGATGAGAAATCCGGATCGGAGGCCACTAGAACAAATATGAGATTAGAGTTATCCAGAAGGGCCAAGGAAATATCTCATTGCAAGGTTTTTATGTAGAATAGGTTTCACGATGTTGTAGGGATAAGGGGCTTGGCATCGAAACTCAATAAATCCATATAGCGTGTAAATGCAAGTGACGTGGTGCAGGATCCGACTTCGCCCCCCGCGTCAGCATTTGATAGACATCAGATTACCAATCTGGAGAGAATAATGATATCGAATCTTCAACAGTAAAAGTTGATCGTATATCTAATCCATTAAGTCAAAATAGCACGGAGCGACCATATCGAGCCCAAGATAATCATCAGGGCGCAAATATCTTCCTTCGTCTGCGGATAACTCCAGGCCTTATGCAATACCATCTTCGGAACTGTGGATAACAGGAAGAAACCTCACCTAAGTTTCGAAAAGCCTGAAAACTAATTGATCATGGAAACGCCGGTTCCTACGCCGCCATTCTTTGGTCGAGCAGGCCATAACGagatctttgaagaagccaagaactgCCTTTCACAGCTTGACTCATCCGACCTTGACTCCCAGGAGGCATGCACGCCGTGCTCACATTCAAACAAGCCAATAAGATTCCAAGAACTCCCACCGTCGATAAAACAGTCATGTCTTGCACTTCTTGGCTGCGTCTTTGGTCCTTCCTACGAACACATGATTTCACAAGGAACAAAGAATGAGAATAGATTATGGTCCAACCTAACTGTTCCAGCTGTCATCAACTCCTTGGAAGCAACATTCGGGACGAAGCTAGAACGGCGGAAGCTTAATCTTGAGCTCATCGCGCAACAAATCTGCAATAACACGGCACAGCCATTTCAAGACATTGATACCAGTTCACAAGAGTGGGTAAATCAGCTTTGTGGACCGAATCTGCGATGGGAGTCAATAGGGCTACTCTGGAGTGTTTTGAGACGGATACCAGGGTCCTTTGACCCGATTGAGAAGAACCAGTTCCATGTCTTGGAGAGCGGAACGGCGAACAAGCCGGTTTTGGCGTTCTTGAGGCACAGCATCAACTTGGCTCGACACTTTACGCTGGCCAATGTCATCATATTGGATCTTCTGTTCCAGAAGGCGATCATGGAATCAATGGTTGTGGGGGATGCCAGTAAGTTGTGACTTTCTTGCCGCTCCCCGCCAACCACTTACAGAATGCGACAGGTCTTATTTGTTGGAGCTCGTTTGCGGATGCCGTTTCCGTGATGACTTATCTTGGAGTCCACGCCGAGAAGCTCACTGGACATTACAGACCATCACTGAGTTCGGAACACAAACGACGTCTTTTCGGTCGAGTTTATAATCTTGACAAAGCTATTGTTGCTTTTACGGGACGACCTCCACTGCTTAATCCGCGCTTCTGCTccacaccaccaccactggATTTGAGTGATGAGGACCTTCTTGCTGGAGGGGCTGCGCTTGAGAGAGTCGTGTCTGAGCTTGATAGTCGTGGCTGGAACTTAAGAGGCGGTGTTTATCCTTCGAGTATCTGTCGAGCTGGTTACTTGATGGCTCAGATATTGAACGAAATTATTGATATTAGTCTTGCTTCTGGCGCCA
This genomic stretch from Fusarium fujikuroi IMI 58289 draft genome, chromosome FFUJ_chr09 harbors:
- a CDS encoding related to heterokaryon incompatibility protein (het-6OR allele), whose product is MQADTNNEAALDIVPRQHGEPVRCTLHTASLDDSPSYEALSYCWGDPHICHIIEVDGQQATVTENLYNALRRLRFVDRTRHIWADALCINQADTTERTHQVGLMRNIYSSTIEGILWLGEFSGISEIGANSVAQQTVATAFKLIRSLAEDHHWNSQEHAQSMAREEADALTALLNLSWWQRAWTVQEAVLPKKATLYCGTMQLRLSEVKRAHLMSVSHDRKGCCITNPECYDVLCKFWDCIEGFRLLQEESDRDILVRMALEMFRFRHASDWRDCVYAYLGLGSRALADYTIPHEMAFKYVVRSLIQESNNLGPLIRIAEHAETRLATLPSWCPDYGLSFPETYENLDQEFGWLCMYNWYQAGGRDGPTSRFSLIDSRLELRGIVIDKITNVDGPIYNPDTKDDVLSAWHHDRDPRICCRGSYEEGGWCELMRDIFIVFSNKPRDYSKPRTRAGFEAMINSLWDPRSQLSVFQYQTCHTETRLVGHARVDMQAGDVLCVLLGGNMPFILGPLDDGVFGYVGQAFVPGIIDGEALQQGHGLEWITLV
- a CDS encoding probable BAS1-transcription factor; the encoded protein is MSGQETSPQSPPANTPKHRRPWTAAEDATLRTLVGHFGASRGSEGRWKDIASGLEGRTAKDCRKRWLHSLDPSLRKGRWTSQEDEILLSAYARLGPLWNEIALLIPGRKDDQCSKRYNDILNPSAKNRLSDWTAEEDNLLRQGVAALGHRWVAISSRIPGRPPLTCRNRWRTLSRLSHNRQSRSQGTTPSSSSQMSPFDNGISPAAHNPNLGIETNHGATTDLMHFPMDADMGHDQMGSSFLDSAFFDTFTGPSPSPLRESDPSDETETPNDVSAPGAASENTAPVPDLSSSIATQTQSDPKPWPQPPKPPQAQQHQNAPNASFMPSPSTWSSLGTMLPPGTSPTDQNMWLGMTGNPPTPKNWTAPGPADSSNSLPQSFTEQFQVPAVPGVPASTQQTIHHHHHHHVHHHFHHYHHYPGNGDQWRQLEQQSEAEAMQAHLQNENGPQNPG